The Salvelinus fontinalis isolate EN_2023a chromosome 13, ASM2944872v1, whole genome shotgun sequence DNA segment CAGAGACTCAAACTCTACAATaaaggtgtgtatgtgtgaagtCAGTAGTGAAACCCTCTCTTTCTGTATGAAGTAATTTGGGGTGGTCCTGGCTTGGTTACGGGCATTTCTTATTTCAATCAATTGGTCGCTGAGAGctaacttattttttttttccCTGCAGTGCCTCCCAACGGCTTGGTTGTATACTGTGGCACCATTGTGACTGACGAGGGCAAAGAGAAAAAAGTCAATATTGACTTTGAGCCTTTTAAACCCATCAACacttctctgtatctctgtgaCAACAAGTTCCACACAGAGGTAAGGTTGTTCAACACTCTGGGTTCATTATCCCACCTTACTAATTTTCTTATTGGCTTATTGTGACTAACTAGGAAATAAGGAGTTTTGGATTGCACAAAATGGCATCTTCTGATATAAAACAAATCTGTGTTGCCTGTTTTGGTGAAACAAGTTGGTGTTGTGTGTGTAGCCTGAAGTTATGCACAGCTGAGAGTCAATATTGACCACCTTTCTATTTAGATGAGAAATTACATCTTACCTAATGTATTTTCTGTCTCTCTTAGGCTCTTACAGCCTTGCTGTCAGATGACAGCAAGTTTGGTTTCATTGTGATTGATGGAAGTGGCGCCCTCTTCGGAACCCTGCAGGGCAACACCAGGGAGGTGCTGCACAAGTTCACCGTGGACCTACCCAAGAAGCACGGTTAAAAACCCTACATTCATATGCAACATACACTAATGAACAGAATTACAGCCAGCCTGTCCACACAACCATGTATAACAAACAGTCCTCTTTCAGGCAGAGGAGGGCAGTCTGCCTTGCGTTTTGCTCGTTtgaggatggagaagagacacAACTACGTCCGAAAGGTGGCGGAGACGGCAGTCACGCTTTTTGTTTCCAACGACAAGGTCAACGTAGCAGGCATGGTCTTGGCTGGTTCAGCTGACTTCAAGACGGAGCTCAGCCAGTCAGATATGTTTGACCCGGTCAGTATCTCCAGacacattccagggttttctcGTGCCATTGTCAGCATTGACATTGTAGCATTATACGTCTGAtatgtgatctgtttgttgactgaTGAATTGCTTACTCATGTCCATGCAGAGGCTACAAGCAAAGATCCTGAAGCTGGTTGACATATCATATGGTGGGGAGAATGGGTTCAACCAGGCCATTGAGCTGTCTGCAGAAGTGCTTTCCAATGTCAAATTCATTCAGGAGAAGAAACTTATAGGTACTTGGATACAGCTGATTTGTTCATTTGTGTGAATGTCTACTCCGATATCTATCATGAGTGTCTCTCTGGCATGGACATGATCCATCCTGTTGTCATATTGATAATATAGAGGACCTCTTCTCCCAGGACGATACTTTGATGAGATCAGCCAGGATACAGGGAAGTACTGCTTTGGGGTGGAAGATACACTGAAAGCCCTGGAAATGGgtgctgttgagattctgattgtCTACGAGAACCTGGATACCATGAGATACATCCTACGATGCCATGGAGCAGAGGGACTTGCTATGGTGGAGAAGGGTACAGGTATGTAAATAATGTGCGCCCTATACAAAATGCGGGATTGTTGAGGGATTCTGGTCTTAACACATCTCTCTATTCCTTGCCCTATGTCTGTTCTGTTCAACCTCTTCCACTGATCCAGATGAGAAAACGTTGTATTTGACACCAGAGCAGGAGAAAGACAAGTCTCACTTCACAGACAAAGAGGTCAGTGAGAAGTTCTTTCCATAACCTACACAAGTGTATGAAGGAAGTTATGTTGTGGTTCTAGAGGCTCTTTTTAAAATGTGATGTTATTTTGTCTCAATTTCACCTATGTCTACTTCCTGTGTTTGCATCCACCACTTTTATAAGGACAATTCTCATAAAAGGATCTCTGTTTTCCCTGATCTACTTTTTTTGGGTGTATTTCTACAGACTGGGCAGGAGCATGAGCTGATCGAGAGCATGCCGTTACTTGAATGGTTCGCCAACAGCTATAAGAAGTTTGGAGCCTGTCTGGAGATTGTCACTGACAAGAGCCAAGAAGGATCCCAGTTTGTCAAGGGCTTTGGTGGAATTGGTGGTAAGAGTTTGATTATACATTCATAACTAAAGGCTTTTACTATTATTCTGGGGTCATGTGAATACATAAACAAATATTGTCACTGTAATGCACCTCTGCAGAGTTACCTAAGACTATGATTCTTCCTTTACTTCACCTCCACAGGGATCTTGCGGTACAGGGTGGATTTCCAGGCCATAGAGTACCAAGGAGAAGACGATGAGTTATTTGATTTGGATGACTACTAGGTAGTTGAGACTGACAAGAAATTAATCAATTGAAAGGCTTTCCCTGATTTGACCGAGATACTGGTGGAAGGAAAGCAAGTAGTCAGGAGGGAGACCCAGACCTTCAAATAAAAGACATGGATGTGATGCCATATATCAACGTTTCCCTGACTTGAAGCAGTGACTCATCACCTGGTTGGATGGAGCTCGTCTTGGTTTGTTCCTCCACTCTACATTAATGACTGATTCAAAGTGACTGACAGCAAGGCCACACTCCTCCTGCCTGCTTGGACTTCTCTAGGCCACACTGATAGGTTATACAAATCTATTTTTGTCATCACTCCCCACCTTCCAACTCAATTTCCCtttattttttaacatttttactGGTACCTGCTGCTGTTGTGTTTTGAGATTTTGATTATTTTGTTTtccttttttaaatcaaatttatgTAGAGGGCAAGGAAATAATGATTAAATTGGAGCTGCTTTACTATCCCATACCCTGTCCCTGCCTCCCGTCTTATCCTATCTTTATTTCAGCACCTGCTTTATTTTGTCCCAGCTCCCCCCTGGTAACTTATTCACTGTCACAGGTGCTGTACTCTGAGCCTGTACTGTTTTCTTGTATGTTTTTTCATTTAGAGGACTCTTGACCTTTATGACTCATACAGAGTTCCCAGAGCTGAGATTTAGGTTTATACGTCTGCTTTTATATTGCCTTGTACACACACCACTATTAAGCATAATGAACCATGCCCTCAGTGTTGTGACCATTCATactttcacccccccccctgtTCCACAGAGACATCTGTGTCCAATGTTTACTGTGATTGATAGGTCAGTTTGTCACTTGACAATTTAGACAATGAGAGCCAGTGTGCTTGTTGCCAGGCAGTTTTGTATGTCTTGTCTTCCAGGCATGTTACTGGGTCGTGTTCAATACTGAACGACCAGTTGAGTGTGATTATGATGGCCCAGGGGGCAGTTACCATATGGTGTGCAGTATGAGTTTTGTGATTTTTAGATGGTCACACCCATGTTGAGCAGGCCGCCACCACAAGCTATTGAAGAACGGTGTGTAGTGTTTTGGGGGAGACGTGTCGTTCAATACAAACCGTCGCGCAATGTTGCAAACATTGAAGTGTACTGAATGCACCCCTGGTATGAGCAGTCTATCGGCATGAAGGTTGCCCAtcagggatggggggggggggtggattggTGTCGTCACACTTTTTCCCCATCCATAGCAAACAGCTGATTTcaaactaattgcattctaaactgtgGAGCTTGATTATTGGCATCACATGCTTtgttaacaacaggtgtagactaacactggttttcccaacaatgcagattttCTTTTAAAGACAAATAATAGAACAATAAcatagaataaatacacaatgattaatgataacttggctatatacacacagggtactacagtagtactgagtctgtgcaggggtatgagataattgaggtagatatgtacatataggtaggaataaagtgactagacaacaggatcgATAAATAGTAACAGCAGGGTATGTGATGAGtctgacttagtgcaaaaagggaCATTGCAGATAGTCCGGGAAGCTATTGCTTAACTAtgtaactaactatttagcagtcgtggcttgggggtagaagttgttcggGGTCGTGTTGGTTCCAGTCAGGTGTTTCAGCTGGGGTTGGGGGAAATGTGACAACAATCAGGCCCCTGAGGACTAGAGTTGCCCATCCTGATCTACATCAATAGAAATCTGTATAGTTATTATTTTTGAGTACAATGTGAATGACTAATGGCTCTGATTGTCTCTAGTCTTTCCCCTACCATTATAtataggtaactgccaaaatatagCGAACACAAGTAAATGatagatacaaagtatattgaaagcaggtggttccacacaggtgtggctcCTAAGAATTCTTATGCTTATGGTCATGTAtgaaaatgctgggcaggcccaGTTGCcgattattttggctaccatggttatgcccccataggatgacaatgctccCATCCACAAGGTATGAGTGGTCActaaatggtttgatgagcatgaaaacaatgtaaacaaTATGTCATAGCTGTCTGAGtgaccagatctcaacccaattgaacacttatgggagattctggagcggtgcccGAGAaggcgttttccaccaccatgtccAACAAAACACAATGATTGCATTTCTCGTGTAATaatgtcacatccctccaatagatttCCAGACCCATGTAGAGTCTATGCCAatgcgcattgaagctgttctggctcgttgTGGCCCGACGACCTATTAAGATGCTTTAGGTTAGTGTTTATTGTTAACTGcccttttattttggcagttacctgtaggttTGACACAGCCCTGCCTAGCTCTGTTTCTCCCTGCACGAAAGGATTTAGTCACGGAACATTTTGGTCAGAGGCACTGGATGTTGGTTTGGGGGCCTTTGTGGCTTGTAGtgtctaaaaatatatattttgtcagCCTGAATGTGagttatgggggggggggactattgtCTGGATCTGGCACGTAAGAATGGGATGGTTCTATGTAGCCCCTTTTGGGGCACAGTGAGCTATTTTATCATGTTATGAATGTGATGTGTGATGACTTTTCAACATCAAAAGCCCATgttatgacattttctggatttgaTCTATTCATCTGTCACCATTTTGTATGAGATGTATTAAATGACCTCATTGTTTGCAAATCAGGTGTCAAGACTTGGTTGGCCCAGTGGATTTCCTATTAGATAGGTTCATAAAATTAAGATtatgggatatatatatatatatatactcctgCATATGCTTTCCGTGTGACTGCAGGCGTGTGCTGTTTGATTCAGGGCTTATTTAGTATACACAAAGTAAATATTACCCTTTGCATTTTTTTTCAACGGGAATTTTAGTGTATTGAAGGTCTTGGTACATCCAGTGAAAAGTGCACTATTCTCTTCGCTGTTAAAAGGGAAAGTTACGTGTCATATTTATATCCAGCCTTGCCAATATAACATTAATTAGCAAGTGGGATGCATAAAGGGAAGACCATTTATAATATATAACTTTCAATATCATTTTATTGATCATCTTCCCAATTCTAGACACCGTGTAGATTCGCTAATCTTTACATCATGAACTGTTGTAATCAGTCTTTTGCAAGTggaggtgatttgtagatcagatCATCTGAGCAGCATCTGGCGGAAGTCGACCCTCGAACAAGCACAGCCTCTTTCCCTTAGCAGCAGAAAAGAGCCAACCACAGAATGACAATACCTTCTTTATAATTTCTCGACCAACCAAGTAAGTCTATGCTTCAGTGAACCCACCCCCGAACCCCCACTCTAGTTGTGTTCTGTGACGTCATATCATCTGCGGCCCGTCGCCGACTCAGGGCTGGGTTTCCATTTTCGGAGCGAACGAGTTTCGGGGAGCAACAATATGGAGCCGGAGATGGAGGACAAAACGTTGGAGCTGATGGTGAGTTTTGGATTGGATGATCACTTTCTGCCCCATAATATCGATGTCAGTGTGTGTCGGAGTGCGTAATATGGTATTAACACTCGAGTAGAACCGATCGAAACGATTTTGAACAAACGGGAGAGCCGAGATGACATACAAAATAGAATATgccaagctaacattagctagtagTACCGTTAGCTACCTAGCGAGTAGAGGGAGGGCCCAATGTCTGATCTAACATCAACCCGTGGCTCATGTTTGTAATTATTCTAGGTAACACCATAATGATTTTGGAAATGATTGGGAAGTGAATGATTGTCATCCGAATGGTAGAGGTCGACAGGACGAGGAGTGAGTCTGCTAGTACGAGAAAGGGCCGGGAAGTGGCCCCGTCGTTAAATACTTACATGCTAACCAGTTAACTAGCAAAGGAAACTAGCTAGGCGATTGGATCTCACTGCGTCGCCGCTGCGCCATTTGTCCGACTCCAAGTTAGCCACAAGCTTTCCAGGTTAAACATAAAGTTAGGTTTCCGATAAATGTGTATTGTTTCTTGAGCGCCAACCATTGGCTAACGATTTCTTGTTAGCCGACTAGGTACATAACTACCCTGATAGTCAACCACGCACATATAACGTTATATttataactaacgttagctaaaagAGGCACTCCCCACCCTGTCTATTACCGAACACTAGAGTTTCGTTTCTGTCATTGTGAATCAGTGGCTTTTCAAGATGCGTAGAAGGAAATGGTTAGCTGACGTTAGCTTGCGTAATAAACACGTAATTATGTTTGTTATGTTCGAAGCAAACAGCCGGAGTTTTGTCTACATTTTCTGAGTAGGTAACGCTAGCTAACAAGTCAGTATGACTATCTCGCCATGCAAAAAGGCCAGGTAGTTAGGTTAGCTATTCAGAAATGAACGTAATCGTCGGTAATGTTAGATACAATAATGATGGGTAACTATTATCGTGACGCTATTTTTGATTTAGCCATCCGTAGATTAATGTCAGCCGATTATCTTAACGTAGCTCCTACATAGGTGCATTTTGTTCCAGACGGTGTTCTTTGTTTTGTCACCTTAGCCAGTGACATATGGGCAAAGATTTGCTATCACACAATATGTCACTGGCTGTCTTGCAAAGTAACGTTAGCAGCCTAGTCCTGTGCTTCTGTATTGGACAAAGCGTGCCAGTCTAGGCTTGTGGCATATGACACAATCACTTAATGTCGATACAGGCAGGAGTAATGTCAGCGAAATAAAAATGACTGCATGTGTTTAGGTTCAGTTGTAGATAATCTGTTGCCCCAAACAAACATACCCACATGCTCATAGGAGAACACCAAGGCTGATAACATTTAGACACAGCCAGGACTGTTTTAAATGGAATTATCATACCATCTGGTGTTGCCTCTCGCAGCCCTATAAGGTCTGATTTCTTTATCAGATTTCATGTCAATCTTCTGAATACATGTCAGATTGACATGGCTTTGCAGGTCTGAATAAGGGGCAGCTGTTGACAAGCCATggattcctccctccctcttcaaaTCCAAGCCTCTGCTGATACCTAATGCACATCAACGTTGAACCCAGTCCCCCATGCTTAAACAATTAGCTTACTTTGACTGACTGTTTCTTCAGATGAGAAATAATGACAAGCCTGCTATTCTGCCATTGTGATTGGTCCCCCATGGTACATTGGATGTTGTACAGTTTGGACCAGAGGGTTTGGACTGGCTGTGTGTTATGTTAATGAATAATGTCTGTTGATTTACAAATGGCCTCTCCCCCTCAGAACACCACTTTCATGGACTCCCAGACAGATGACCTCTCATCAAAGAAGATCACAGTGTTCAAGGTGAGGCAACAGACCACGGGTCCACGGCCAGACAGTCACCGAAGCGTAatggtagtgtattagcctagtCCACCTCCAAAGAACACATTTATAACCCGTTAGCGTATCTCCCCTTTTTATGTCTTCATAATTATCTTTAAAGTGTGCCTTGTGCCATCAATATTGCCAATCTAGTTGTGGTTTCTAGTGGTCAGTGAAACTCTGTGTGTACTAATGCCAGACTACAGTGTCATCAAAAACCTTTCTCCGAGCACAATGTCGTCATGGCTATTTGAAGAGGCAATCCACACACACCAAAACCAGATTCAATATATAAAGCCAGTTTCCCAGACATACAGTTgaggttggaagtttacatacacttaggttggagtcatttaaaactcatttttcaaccactccacaaatttcttgttaacaaactataatttttttaagtcggttaggatatcttctttgtgcatgacactagtcattaaaaaaaaatgtaaaaaaattacggacagattatttcacttaattcgctgtatcacaattccagtgggtcagaagtttacatacactaagttgactgcctttaaacagcttggaaaattccagaaaatgatgtcatggcctggtctgataggctaattgacattatttgagtcaattggaggtgtacctgtggatgtatttcaagggctaccttcaaactcagcgtctctttgcttgacatgggacATGTCatgacatgggaaaatcaaaagaaatcagctaagacctcaaagtctggttcatccttgggagcaatttccaaatgcctgaaggtaccacgtccatctgtacaaacagtagtatgcaagtataaaccccatgggaccacgcagccatcataccgttcaggaaggagacgcgttctgtctcctggagatgaatgtactttggtgcaaaaagtgcaaatcaatcccagaacagcagcaaaggaccttgtgaagatgctgtaggaaacaggtacaaaagtatctatatccacagtaaaacgagacctatatcgacataacctgaaaggccgctcagcaaggaagaagccaccacTCCAAAACCGACAtatagccagactacggtttgcaactgcacatggggacaaagattgtactttttggagaaatgtcctctggtctgatgaaacaaaaatagaactgtttggccataatgaccatcgttgtatttagaggaaaaagggggaggattgcaagccaaagaacaccatcccaaacgtgaagcacgggggtggcagcatcgtgttgtgggggtgctttgctgcaggagggactggtgcacttcacaaaatagatggcatcatgaggaagaaaattacgtggatatattgaagcaacatctcaagacatcagtcgggaagttaaagcttggtcacaaatgggtctcccaaatggacaatgaccccaagcagacttccaaagttgtggcaaaatgccttaagtaccacaatgtcaaggtattggagtggacatcacaacgccctgacctcaatcctatagaaaatttgtgggtagaacagaaaaagcgtgtgcgagcaaggaggcctacaaacctgcctcagttacaccagctctgtcagcaggaatgggccaaaattcacccaacttattgtgggaagcttgtggaaggctacccataacatttgacccaagttaaacagtttttaaaggcaatacactcaattagtatttggtaacatgttaacttctgacccactgggaatgtgatgaaagaaataaaagctgaaaataaatcattctttctactattattctgacatttcacattcttaaaataaagtggtgatcctaactgacctaagacagacaatttttactaggattaaatatcaggaattgtgaaaactgagtttaaatgtatttggctaaggtgtatgtaaacttccgacttcaactgtacattcattCTAGTACTGGATTTAAAAGAATGCTCAATAGAGATTGTCCGGGAAACCGGCCCATAGAGTTCTGTACACTGACTAGATTTATCAAGGCCAAAGCCCGTCCCTCATTTGACAAGAGAGCCATGTCGACTGAAGCGCTGACGAGTCCATACATTTAAACTGGTGGTTTATAACCGTTCCATTTCTGTGTTCAGACGATCACCAACGGTCCGATGACGGGCTCAAGGAAGCGGCCATCGGAAGGGAACTATGAGAAGGAGAAGGACGTGTGCATCCAGCTGTTTGACCAGTGGTCTGAGGCTGACCAGGTGGAGTTTGTGGAACACCTGATCTCACGCATGTGCCACTACCAACACGGCCACATCAACTCCTACCTCAAACCAATGCTCCAAAGGGACTTCATCACTGCACTGCCAGGTATGGTTCACACTGCAGTTTGATATTACTTTGTTAGCATGGCCACGTCATGTATTATATAAGGGGGGTGAAAGCGAACATGTTTAAACAAAATTGGGATCCTTAATGTTAAGAAAAATCCCAAATGGAAAAATTATGTATTTTAATATTATTTTCAGACATTTTAAATCACAGTGCAGCTGGCTCACCTGCTCTTTCTCTTTGCTAATGATGCAATTGTGTGTTCAGGCTTCAGTCTGTTGCGTGTATAATATCCTTGTGTATTCATTGATCATATGCCCTGCAAGCCAAGAAATTACAAAATAGAGCATTCCATTGCGAGATACAGCTTTTGATTGCCGATAGATAGGCTTATAGTGCTCTGTTCTGACTCCGCTTGCCATGTGGCCAACCTGCCTATACtgtgcctcccctctctctccgtgCCTTGCTACCTCGCTACGAAAGATGCAAGTGTTTGTTCTCGGAAGAACGGCAACTAATCAGTCTCAGTTTTGCGGAAGATGTTTTATTTCTCCTAAACACCTTGGTAAGTCACGGTATTTAACCATCTTTAAAGTACTTTTTTAGGAGTCGGTGGTCTGCGTGCAGGCAGGCTACACGCAGGCAGCTCGAGGTTATTTGATTGACAGTTATGGTCGCCTAGTGATGGACGTGAGTCCTGCTTCAGAAGCGTCATTCCTTTACAGAAAAATACCCGTTCAGGGGCACTTCGAAACTATCTTTAGAGAAGGTTTCATGTCGGCATTTAAAAAGCCGTAGTGTACCCTTAGACAACCAAATATGTCGTAGCCGAGGCGCTTTCAACAATATGACTGCGGTAGATATAACTTCATTGCCCGGCCATATGTAATAAGACCATTATTCTGCATTGTGGAATTTGGGAATTTTCTCATCGTTTTAACGGTAAACTGATACAAAAATGTCTGTTTGTCACATCCCTAAAATGAGTGCTCTTATACAGAATATACCACAACCAATATAACTCCTACCTCGCCACCAGTAAATGCTCCAAAGGAAACTACTTTAGAGGGGTGTATATTGACTAGGAACCAAACTGAAGCTATTGAAACCGTAGGGACCTACCTGGATTTGTCCAATAAACTCATTTACGTGGGCAAAACCTTTTCATTAGGCTAAACATTTTGCAATTGTTTGCTGCGGTATCTGACTAATGAACACACCACAGGCTCAGTTCATCCACACATTCACAATTACATGAGTACTTCTACTCCTTGTGGTTATAGCTCAGGGTCTGGACCACATAGCGGAGAACATCCTGTCCTTCCTGGACGCACGCTCGCTGTGCTCGGCAGAGCTGGT contains these protein-coding regions:
- the LOC129868835 gene encoding eukaryotic peptide chain release factor subunit 1, which encodes MADDPNAADRNVEIWKIKKLIKSLEAARGNGTSMISLIIPPKDQISRVAKMLADEFGTASNIKSRVNRLSVLGAITSVQQRLKLYNKVPPNGLVVYCGTIVTDEGKEKKVNIDFEPFKPINTSLYLCDNKFHTEALTALLSDDSKFGFIVIDGSGALFGTLQGNTREVLHKFTVDLPKKHGRGGQSALRFARLRMEKRHNYVRKVAETAVTLFVSNDKVNVAGMVLAGSADFKTELSQSDMFDPRLQAKILKLVDISYGGENGFNQAIELSAEVLSNVKFIQEKKLIGRYFDEISQDTGKYCFGVEDTLKALEMGAVEILIVYENLDTMRYILRCHGAEGLAMVEKGTDEKTLYLTPEQEKDKSHFTDKETGQEHELIESMPLLEWFANSYKKFGACLEIVTDKSQEGSQFVKGFGGIGGILRYRVDFQAIEYQGEDDELFDLDDY